In Armatimonadota bacterium, the genomic stretch CGAATAATAACCTTAATCGCCTCACATTCTGAGGCGATTAGACGGTATAATCGCCTCATCAGGTTCAAATGTACATCCATGAGCTTCCCCAATGGCCGAAGTATCGCTTCGACGCCAATGCCCTGATCTCCAGTCTCGAAAGAGTTAATTCGGAGCGCGGAAAGCTATACGGAATCCTCGGCGCCATCGGATTTGACAGCATGCAAAGCCAAGACGCCGAGGCCCTCGCCGAACAGCTCATCAAAACGAGCGCCATAGAAGGCGAAAAGCTCGACCTGGAAGCAGTGAGAAGCTCTGTCGCAAAGCGGCTCGGCATGGCGCGCGCAGGCCTCGCCACCCACGATTACTACATCGAAGGGCTGGTCGAAATGGCACTGGACGCCACCCAAAACTACAATCAACCACTCACGCCAGAGCGCATCTTCAACTGGCACGCCGCCCTTTTCCCCGCCGCACGAAACGCCTACGGGCCGGTAAAGGTGGGCAACTGGCGAGACGACACCGAGGGTCCGATGGTCGTTGCATCCCAAAAACGGGGAAGGGAACTTATCCACTTCCAAGCCCCGGCCGCCCACCGATTGCCAAAAGAAATGGATCGGTTCCTCACCTGGCTAGAAAACAAGAACGAGCCAAGCCTCACCCTCAAAGCCGGAATCGCCCACATCTGGTTCGAAACCCTCCACCCCATGGACGACGGTAACGGACGTGTGGGGCGGAACATCATGGATCTGCTCCTCGCCCGAGCCGACCAGAAACCCAACCGCGCCTACAGCCTCGCCAGCCAAATCCACGCCAACCGCGAGGCCTACTACACCCTGCTCGAACGCACCCAGAAAGGCGACCTCGAGTACACCGAGTGGCTTGCCTGGTACCTCGACATGCTCCAAAGGTCCCTTACCGACGCCTCCGCCCAAGTCACCCAAGCCATCGCCCGAACCCAATTCTGGCATTCCATCAAAGACATCCCCCTCAACGAACGCCAACGCAAAGCAATCTCCCGAATGCTCATGGGCTGGGAGGGCCGAATGACCAACAAAAAATACGCCGCCCTAACCACCTGTTCCGACGCTACCGCTACCCGCGACCTTGGAGACCTAGTAAGCAAAATCATCCTGCGACTCGATGGAGCCAGAGGACGAAGCACCGGCTATGAACTGGTAACCCAGGAATCGTAGCGCCATCAAACTCCCATCGCGCACACCAACTAACAACTCCCCGCTTGACGGGGAGTCGGTGAGACTCCGGTCGAACCGGTGGGGCCGTTGTAGCCTCCTACCAACCCCAAGCTCCCGCATCACCTAACGCAACTCCTTCCGCTGATTCAAGATCATCTCCCGAAAGATCCGGTACCGCCGCTTCAAACGTTCAGATCCCGCCTCACGCTCAAGGCTCTCCAGCAACCGCACGGTCCCAGAATCAGCATGCCGAATCATCAGGCGGGCAAGATCGGCCAGCTCCCTTCGGTACACCCGGTTGGTCAAGTAGTCCGAATAAATCTCACGTAGCCGAGCACTTTGCTGTGGCTTCAGTTCGTACTTCTTCAGCCTTCGGCAAATGTGCTCCTTGTAATAACCTGATCTTAAGCAAAAAGATCGAACCGCAAGGATATCTAGATTCGTGTCGATGTCTTTCGAAGACCAGGGTTCATCCGGAACCGCTGACTGCAGCTCCTCAAACACTTTGCAAAACTGAGCGTAGTCGGGAATCTGCCGTCGTACTTCGTCCCATATCCGCGGATAATCCCAACCCGCGTTCGACGTCATGATCGCATGAAAACGCCCCCAAACCAGCTTCTGATCCACCTCCCGCCACCGCCTGCAGGCTTCAGCAGTGAGCGCCTCACGTTCATGTAGCTTCACGGATTCTTTCCCGAGTGCCAGAATCTTTGGTCATAACAACCGTTCCCGGAACCCATGGTTGATAATACACAAGGTCTTGTTGCTCGGATGCCCCAACATCCCCGATTCCGCAGGCTTAAACAACCAACTCAGATCGAGCCGCCAACCCAAAACTCCCCACTCGTTGGGGAGTCGGTGAGCCAAGCGAACCGGTGGGGCTGTGGTAATTGCCCACCAGCCCGGTGCCTCGGGCAGAGGATCCCAAGGCATCAAAAAAGGGCCGGGGGCGAGGTGGGCGCAGGCACCAAACTCCCATCGCGCCACCAACGCAAAAAACGAACTTTCCTGACCCAAACATCGTTCACCAAAAACAAGTGAACTTCGCCCTACTCACCGCCGTCGCCGCCGCCCGGCCCGCCTTCCCAACTTACACGCCCAAGTTTGTAGCCGGAGCAACCAGGGAATGCGTGATCACCGACGCCAAACCAAATCTCTCCCTCTGTGGCTACACCTGGATGAGGATGGTCAACAGCTTCCTCACCCAACCAATCTACGTCTCCTCGGGCTACACCGAGAAATTCGATAACGATCGAAGCCCAGACCAACGGCCAGGCCTATTCCCCCTCCGCCTTCTCGACTCCACCGCTCCCTGCGGCTTCACCGCCGCCGTCGGAGAAGACCCCCAAAATCCGAGCGGATACATCACCTGGGCCTGGACCTGCTTCCGCGGACTCCAAAAATACGCCACCAAGCGGCCCGAACCAAGAGCCCAAGCCAAAGAGTTCACCCGCCAAACCCTCACCGCCGCCGAGCAAACGTTCTTCAACCGTGAAGTCCCCCAAACCACAAACCTCAAGTTCACACCCACCGAAGTCTCCGTCCGCCCGATCACGTCCACTCTCTTAACCGGTTCGATCGTCTACCAAAGGGTCAAAGACCCCAACGACGACACCCCCAGCTTCGAGCCGCCCCCGTCGGTCAGCTTCGTCAGATCCGGAACCACCTACCGAAGGCTGGCCTCTTGCATCAAGGGTAAGGAGAAGTTTTCCAAAATCGAACCCGCCTGGGTATCCCCGGCCGGCTGGCTTGTCTGCATCGCCGAATCAAACGGCTTCACCGGCTACCTCTGGCTCTTTCCCCCCGGAACAACCTCCGACCGAACCTCAGTGATCAATCGAGACGGCCGAACCGGTCGCTCAAAGGGCCCCCAGGGATTCATCATCTCCCCCTAAACCCGCCAACCAACCCGAAGACCCCACGTCTGCTGGCGCACCTCTTGATGTCTCAGGCTTTCGGCACCCCCCGGGGCCCACGCCGAAGACGTCGTCGTCCAGAAAGAAGCGATCTGCCTCAGAGAAATCACAGGTCGTAAGATAGTTGAGGCTGTGGGACTGCCTCCAAATCAATCTCCGAATGTGTGCCGAACCTGAGCCAGCTGTCTTTCGCATACTCAGGTGAGAGTTCAATCGACTTCCATTGACGGCTCAACTGTTCTGCTACATGCCCGGTGGTGTTGCTACCTGCAAAAGGATCCAGAACCAGATCACCCTCGCTTGTCAAATACTTGATAAAGAACCGTGGCAGATCAGCAGGGTACCGAGCTGGGTGTATTTTCCTTCCAAGTGACTTACTGTCTCGAATATAGTCACTGTTTGACTCGTTGTTTCCTGCTTGGATGAGATTTGATGGAATCGAACCACCTTGGTCAGAGGCAAAGCTTCCATTTATCACGTGGCCACTAGGACGCACCGTTGGTTTGAGCCCTCGGCCTATCAACCGCTTCATGTCAGCACTGTATTCCTGCAAAACTTGTCGGTTATCGGCCTTGGCGAAGGGTTCTTTGACCAGCCAAAAAATGTACTCGACACTATCCTTCACTCGTATCCTGCGGACGTTAACCCATTCCGCAGGTGCCGGCATTTTGGCAGGGTTATACCAAAAGAATTCTTGCGCCAAATCAAACCCTAGATCATCGCACAAGGCGAGTAGAACTCGGTAGTGGTACAAACTGCGGACTGGAGCCCCAGGTGTCCACGCGCCTCCCAGATTGAGCACAAACGAACCGGTCGGCTTGATTATCCTCTTGATTTCCTTGGCAAACGGGAGTAGCCACGCGACGTACTCAGATTGGTCGGCGTTACCGTACTCCTTTTTGAAATGTAAGGCATACGGAGGGCTCGTCATGACTAGATCGACAGAGTCCGAAGGCAGTGACTTCATGTATTCCAGACTGTCCGCGCAATACATTTCACCGTACAACGTTCGGTAGATCGGTTCAGTTATGGAGCGCATCCACCACGTCCTGAAATTTTGTGTACCAGACGGAGCCTTGTACCGGATCCAGCTCCACTTCGTTCATGACGCGGAGCTTGCCAGCGTGAGAACTATGATCGGGAATGTCTCGAACCAAAATATATCTGAACTGGCTCCAGTCCTTTGTGTATCGCCCCATGCACACCGCCACGACATCGAAATGATCGCGGTCGTAATATCGGCTACTCGCATCCTCCTTTGACGCCCGAGTCTTCTGGATTTCAACCTCCAGCTTAACTCTACTTTTCAGCGGTTTGGGTTTACG encodes the following:
- a CDS encoding site-specific DNA-methyltransferase gives rise to the protein MKSLPSDSVDLVMTSPPYALHFKKEYGNADQSEYVAWLLPFAKEIKRIIKPTGSFVLNLGGAWTPGAPVRSLYHYRVLLALCDDLGFDLAQEFFWYNPAKMPAPAEWVNVRRIRVKDSVEYIFWLVKEPFAKADNRQVLQEYSADMKRLIGRGLKPTVRPSGHVINGSFASDQGGSIPSNLIQAGNNESNSDYIRDSKSLGRKIHPARYPADLPRFFIKYLTSEGDLVLDPFAGSNTTGHVAEQLSRQWKSIELSPEYAKDSWLRFGTHSEIDLEAVPQPQLSYDL
- a CDS encoding Fic family protein, whose protein sequence is MYIHELPQWPKYRFDANALISSLERVNSERGKLYGILGAIGFDSMQSQDAEALAEQLIKTSAIEGEKLDLEAVRSSVAKRLGMARAGLATHDYYIEGLVEMALDATQNYNQPLTPERIFNWHAALFPAARNAYGPVKVGNWRDDTEGPMVVASQKRGRELIHFQAPAAHRLPKEMDRFLTWLENKNEPSLTLKAGIAHIWFETLHPMDDGNGRVGRNIMDLLLARADQKPNRAYSLASQIHANREAYYTLLERTQKGDLEYTEWLAWYLDMLQRSLTDASAQVTQAIARTQFWHSIKDIPLNERQRKAISRMLMGWEGRMTNKKYAALTTCSDATATRDLGDLVSKIILRLDGARGRSTGYELVTQES